The following are encoded in a window of Drosophila simulans strain w501 chromosome 3L, Prin_Dsim_3.1, whole genome shotgun sequence genomic DNA:
- the LOC6737346 gene encoding uncharacterized protein LOC6737346 — protein sequence MLRLLIVLGFCILGCRAACNTCNANGVSCISETEFQFCSSASEPIGTLYTCPTGYYCTESTPICSSVASSAGCTGCNKCSSDNRFACTSRNTFALCLGTSTPSSSIGGSCGTNNVCNVGNPNICGSPATYAVTCSKSGTPDCDTTAIKNATEYCQTIQTAGKYPYGRITSTTCRQYVNCYTAAGIFYGNVYTCPGLTYFDSTSKLCTTQTQARCSDTVSCLTLNSRLLP from the exons ATGCTGCGACTACTGATCGTTCTGGGATTTTGTATCCTTGGCTGCCGAGCAGCCTGCAATACCTGCAACGCTAATGGCGTGTCCTGCATATCGGAAACTGAGTTCCAGTTCTGCTCATCCGCCAGCGAACCCATCGGTACCCTCTACACCTGCCCCACCGGATACTACTGCACGGAGAGCACGCCCATTTGCAGCTCCGTGGCATCTTCGGCAGGTTGTACAGGATGCAATAAGTGCAGCTCGGATAATCGTTTTGCTTGCACCAGTCGGAATACCTTTGCGCTGTGCCTAGGTACTTCTACACCCAGTTCATCGATTGGCGGAAGCTGTGGCACTAATAATGTATGCAACGTGGGCAACCCCAATATCTGTGGCAGTCCTGCCACATACGCAGTAACCTGTTCTAAATCGGGTACGCCAGACTGCGATACCACGGCCATCAAAAATGCCACCGAGTATTGTCAAACCATTCAAACAGCCGGAAAATATCCTTATGGCAGAATTACTTCAACCACCTGCAGGCA ATATGTGAACTGTTACACCGCTGCTGGTATTTTCTATGGAAATGTGTACACCTGTCCAGGACTCACCTACTTCGACAGTACCTCCAAACTTTGCACCACCCAAACGCAGGCCAGATGCTCGGATACTGTGTCTTGTTTGACTCTCAACTCCCGATTATTGCCGTAG